In Nitratireductor basaltis, the following are encoded in one genomic region:
- a CDS encoding TetR/AcrR family transcriptional regulator, translated as MTRPRGRPHRNRAPASRERILDAALELLDTGGIEGFTMRALADRLQVNPMTIYHHFGDRDGLVDALSEHVYAEVSAPASGAFLERMRSLLQAYHERVLAHPGLTLLIFSQPAVFPRQAQRITDEIKLLLAEAGLPSAMSRLWLNILVDFTHGAAIASAMGDRSSSATRDAKEDYDKTLSVLLKGLNT; from the coding sequence ATGACCCGCCCGCGCGGGCGCCCGCACAGGAACAGGGCACCTGCCTCGCGCGAGCGGATCCTGGACGCTGCGCTCGAACTGTTGGATACCGGTGGCATCGAGGGCTTCACAATGCGCGCGCTCGCCGATCGCCTTCAGGTCAATCCGATGACCATCTATCATCACTTCGGTGACCGCGACGGCTTGGTCGACGCCTTGTCTGAACATGTCTACGCCGAAGTGTCCGCGCCAGCCTCCGGTGCCTTTCTCGAACGGATGCGCTCGCTGCTGCAAGCTTATCACGAACGGGTGCTGGCTCATCCAGGACTCACCTTGCTGATCTTCAGCCAGCCCGCAGTTTTCCCCCGGCAGGCGCAGCGGATAACCGACGAGATCAAACTGCTCCTGGCTGAAGCCGGGTTGCCGTCGGCAATGTCCAGGCTTTGGCTGAACATTCTCGTCGACTTTACCCACGGCGCTGCGATTGCATCAGCGATGGGAGACAGATCAAGCTCCGCCACCCGGGACGCGAAGGAAGACTATGACAAAACGCTTTCGGTACTGCTGAAAGGGCTCAACACCTGA
- the larB gene encoding nickel pincer cofactor biosynthesis protein LarB: protein MSEDEVNFDWNRRKRIGIGEAVLAQGKSREQLYAIVEAAVRRNASVLFTRLDDQMAAGLPEIDYHAPSRTGVLGSFPAHRIKSSVAIVTAGTSDAPAAWEAQRTLAFNGHEATLIFDVGVAGLHRLLARLEEIERHNVVIAVAGMDAALASVLAGQVSRPVIGVPTSTGYGAAREGDTALSSMLASCAAGLSVVNIDNGFGAACAALRILNTSRDKSGSTTRTLPQSPGT from the coding sequence ATGAGCGAAGACGAGGTCAATTTCGACTGGAACCGGCGCAAGCGCATCGGCATCGGCGAGGCCGTGCTTGCCCAAGGCAAGTCGCGGGAGCAACTTTACGCCATTGTCGAGGCCGCTGTTCGACGCAATGCGTCAGTGCTCTTCACCAGGCTTGATGACCAGATGGCAGCCGGGCTTCCGGAGATCGATTACCACGCGCCCTCGCGCACCGGCGTGCTGGGGTCGTTCCCTGCCCATCGTATAAAAAGTTCAGTGGCCATCGTCACCGCGGGTACGTCCGATGCGCCTGCTGCCTGGGAAGCGCAGCGCACGCTGGCCTTCAACGGTCATGAGGCCACACTGATTTTCGATGTTGGCGTGGCGGGCCTGCACCGTTTGCTGGCACGACTTGAAGAGATCGAAAGGCATAATGTTGTCATAGCGGTTGCCGGCATGGATGCAGCGCTTGCAAGTGTGCTTGCGGGGCAGGTGTCCCGGCCGGTGATCGGTGTCCCGACCTCCACCGGCTATGGCGCGGCCCGTGAAGGCGATACCGCATTGTCATCAATGCTCGCGAGCTGTGCGGCGGGGTTAAGCGTGGTGAACATCGACAACGGCTTCGGTGCAGCCTGTGCCGCGCTGCGCATTCTCAACACATCGCGCGACAAATCAGGTAGCACGACCCGGACCCTTCCGCAGAGCCCTGGAACCTAA
- a CDS encoding endonuclease/exonuclease/phosphatase family protein gives MLRTFFSGLLATIIVVLTGASLISLVDTNVWWVRMADFPRLHYLVLLLVLLIAFAMTLRGRRKVLAVIALFAAAGMSYNFYKLYPYIHVADREAETCAPDQRFSILVANVKLENRNADRLLTLVRDEEPDIFLALETNEWWDEQLAPLAESFGNTAQKITGSYFGMHLFSRFALENTRIINPVAQDTPAIETELLLESGERIRFLGLHPRPPHPNQRSIGRDAQLMWAALKAREADLPVVLAGDLNAVPWEKTVERLQRVGRFMDPRQRFGYMATYDANSWWMRWPLDQVLHQGALATLSYEVLPSFGSDHYPIKITLCASPSDQEPPPMEEDDLQRARRDIDLAQEG, from the coding sequence ATGTTGCGCACGTTCTTTTCAGGTCTTCTCGCCACGATCATCGTCGTCCTGACCGGCGCCAGCCTGATCTCGCTTGTCGACACCAATGTCTGGTGGGTTCGCATGGCGGACTTTCCCCGCCTGCACTACCTTGTCCTCCTGCTCGTATTGCTGATCGCCTTTGCAATGACCCTGCGGGGCAGGCGCAAGGTTCTGGCGGTCATCGCGCTTTTCGCTGCTGCTGGCATGAGCTATAATTTCTACAAGCTTTACCCCTATATACATGTTGCAGACCGAGAGGCAGAGACCTGCGCGCCGGATCAGCGATTCTCCATTCTCGTGGCGAATGTGAAGCTGGAGAATCGGAATGCCGACCGGTTGCTGACACTGGTGCGGGACGAGGAGCCCGACATATTTCTGGCGCTTGAAACCAACGAATGGTGGGATGAGCAACTCGCGCCGCTCGCTGAATCCTTTGGCAACACTGCCCAAAAGATAACCGGCAGCTATTTCGGAATGCATCTTTTCTCGAGATTTGCCCTCGAAAACACCCGCATCATCAATCCGGTTGCTCAGGATACACCCGCCATCGAAACCGAGCTGCTGCTGGAGTCGGGCGAGCGCATCCGCTTCCTGGGGCTTCATCCAAGGCCGCCCCATCCGAACCAGCGTTCGATCGGTCGCGACGCGCAACTGATGTGGGCAGCCCTCAAGGCACGTGAAGCGGATCTTCCGGTTGTCCTGGCTGGCGATCTGAACGCGGTGCCGTGGGAAAAGACGGTCGAACGCCTGCAGCGCGTCGGGCGCTTCATGGATCCCCGCCAGCGCTTTGGATATATGGCGACCTATGATGCGAACAGCTGGTGGATGCGCTGGCCTCTTGATCAGGTGCTTCATCAGGGCGCTCTTGCGACCCTGTCATACGAAGTGCTCCCAAGCTTCGGATCGGACCATTACCCCATCAAGATCACGCTTTGTGCCTCACCCTCCGACCAGGAACCGCCACCCATGGAGGAAGATGATCTCCAGCGCGCGCGCCGCGACATCGATCTCGCGCAGGAAGGCTGA
- a CDS encoding dihydrofolate reductase family protein yields MITGHVFIATSLDGFIARKDGDIAWLLERDDPAEDHGYDAFIETIDIIVMGRGTFEKMRDVRPWFYSRPVVVLSTTFNGREIPEDLVGKVRVSDKSPERVMEMLEAEGYRRVYVDGGQVIQSFLRAGLIAEMVITQVPVLLGEGRSLFGATSSDIPLVHKDTRSFASGLVQSRYEIAT; encoded by the coding sequence ATGATCACCGGGCACGTATTCATTGCGACCAGTCTGGATGGTTTCATCGCCCGCAAGGATGGCGATATTGCCTGGTTGCTGGAGCGCGACGATCCGGCGGAGGATCACGGTTATGACGCCTTCATCGAGACGATCGACATCATCGTGATGGGGCGTGGCACCTTCGAGAAGATGCGCGATGTACGTCCGTGGTTCTATTCTCGCCCGGTAGTCGTTCTCTCCACTACATTTAACGGTCGGGAAATACCGGAAGATCTTGTTGGCAAGGTGCGCGTCTCGGACAAATCGCCTGAACGAGTGATGGAGATGCTCGAAGCGGAGGGATATCGGCGCGTCTATGTGGATGGCGGACAGGTCATCCAGTCATTCCTGCGCGCAGGGTTGATCGCCGAAATGGTCATCACGCAGGTTCCGGTGCTGCTTGGTGAGGGGCGTAGCCTGTTCGGCGCGACTTCCTCGGACATACCGCTCGTGCACAAGGACACCAGAAGCTTCGCCTCCGGTCTCGTCCAGTCGCGTTATGAGATTGCCACATGA
- the trpS gene encoding tryptophan--tRNA ligase: protein MSGFKELVFSGMQPTGNLHLGNYLGALQRFIGLQDSYECIYCVVDQHSITAQLVHDDLAEQTRQIAAAYLAAGLDPKKSIIFNQARVPQHTELAWYFNCVARIGWMNRMTQFKDKAGKDRENASLGLLAYPSLMAADILVYRATHVPVGEDQKQHLELARDIAQKFNNDFSARIADLGYGVEMEVGEERVNGFFPVTEPLIGGAAPRVMSLRDGTKKMSKSDPSDLSRINLKDDADAIAKKIKKAKTDPEALPSEVEGLAGRPEAENLVGIYAALAEKSREEVISEFGGQQFSAFKPALAELAVAKLSPITSEMNRICEDREHVDAVLRDGGERAGAIAEGTMKMVREIIGFNTK, encoded by the coding sequence ATGAGCGGTTTCAAAGAGCTCGTATTCTCCGGCATGCAGCCGACGGGCAATCTGCATCTGGGCAACTATCTCGGCGCCCTGCAGCGTTTCATCGGGCTGCAGGACAGCTATGAATGCATCTATTGCGTGGTGGACCAGCATTCGATCACCGCACAGCTCGTCCATGACGATCTCGCCGAACAGACGCGCCAGATTGCGGCAGCCTATCTTGCCGCGGGGCTCGACCCGAAGAAGAGCATCATCTTCAACCAGGCCCGCGTGCCGCAGCACACCGAGCTTGCATGGTACTTCAACTGCGTGGCGCGCATCGGCTGGATGAACCGCATGACGCAGTTCAAGGACAAGGCCGGCAAGGACCGCGAAAATGCCTCGCTCGGCCTGCTCGCTTATCCCAGCCTGATGGCCGCCGACATTCTGGTCTATCGCGCAACCCACGTTCCGGTGGGTGAAGACCAGAAGCAGCATCTGGAGCTTGCGCGCGATATTGCGCAGAAGTTCAACAACGACTTCTCCGCCCGGATTGCCGATCTTGGCTACGGTGTGGAAATGGAAGTGGGTGAAGAGCGCGTCAACGGTTTCTTCCCCGTGACCGAACCGCTGATCGGCGGTGCGGCGCCGCGTGTCATGAGCCTGCGCGACGGCACCAAGAAGATGTCGAAATCCGATCCTTCCGACCTTTCCCGCATCAATCTGAAAGATGATGCGGATGCAATCGCCAAGAAGATCAAGAAAGCGAAAACCGATCCGGAAGCCCTGCCGAGCGAGGTCGAGGGGCTCGCCGGCCGCCCGGAAGCGGAGAACCTTGTCGGCATCTACGCGGCACTTGCGGAGAAGAGCCGTGAGGAAGTTATCTCCGAGTTTGGTGGTCAGCAGTTTTCCGCCTTCAAACCAGCTCTTGCCGAGTTGGCCGTTGCGAAGCTTTCCCCCATCACTTCCGAGATGAACCGTATCTGCGAGGATCGCGAGCATGTTGACGCCGTGCTGCGAGACGGTGGCGAGCGTGCAGGTGCGATCGCGGAGGGAACCATGAAAATGGTCCGCGAAATCATCGGCTTCAACACGAAGTAA
- a CDS encoding VOC family protein, with translation MALLKLFAQLNCSDIRSSADWYQKLFGRRSDVDPMDGLKEWHHGADAGFQLVSNSEHAGHGSMTLIVRDLAGEHERLVKAGLSVGEIVEGDFASFAQLEDPDGNMVVLAEPKELQ, from the coding sequence ATGGCATTGCTCAAGCTCTTCGCACAGCTGAATTGCAGCGACATCAGGTCGAGTGCTGATTGGTATCAGAAGCTCTTCGGCCGGCGAAGCGACGTCGATCCCATGGACGGTCTCAAGGAATGGCATCACGGAGCGGATGCAGGTTTTCAACTCGTTTCCAACTCCGAGCACGCAGGTCATGGTTCGATGACGCTGATAGTAAGAGACCTTGCAGGCGAGCACGAGCGGCTGGTGAAAGCCGGCTTGTCGGTGGGTGAGATCGTCGAGGGTGATTTCGCCTCCTTTGCGCAGCTGGAGGATCCGGACGGCAATATGGTGGTGCTGGCAGAGCCAAAGGAGTTGCAGTGA
- a CDS encoding glycoside hydrolase family 5 protein, protein MKTVKRVLAATLAVVLILQVPAYAASFKAHRGLNLDQWNIWPQESDWGRRNVLLPYPEWRRTMDADDIALLRESGFDFVRMPVDPLPFLSRRSRHLREKLLASIADGVDFLTGNGMKVIVDLHPIPRGQDRFAGVEEILADENLFGQYLDLVADLAQTLGGKSPETVAFELMNEPVMGCEGEDARRWNTLLTRLHETARKAAPETTLVLNGACWGSAEGLAALDPDAFDDENLIWGFHSYAPYILTHQGALWAGDFIKYVTGIPYPPHEHEAQFAEAVEAAKARIAENAPVLRKNGMLAYLDELLAEIDTPEKLTAMINAPFKIVDAWAAEHGIASDEIILSEFGMIRQEYGNPYVMEAQWRADFTRDVTRLAEERGYAWALWGYGGAFGTVEAFGGEKAEPNILDMVKSLPPVQ, encoded by the coding sequence ATGAAGACCGTCAAAAGAGTTCTTGCCGCCACATTGGCGGTGGTCCTGATACTGCAAGTCCCTGCATACGCGGCCAGCTTCAAGGCGCATCGCGGGCTCAATCTCGATCAATGGAACATCTGGCCTCAGGAATCCGACTGGGGCAGACGCAACGTTCTTCTGCCCTATCCGGAATGGCGACGCACGATGGATGCCGATGACATAGCGCTGCTGAGGGAGAGCGGCTTCGACTTCGTTCGCATGCCTGTCGATCCGTTGCCTTTCCTGTCCAGAAGGTCGCGTCATCTGCGTGAGAAGCTCCTCGCCTCCATCGCGGATGGTGTCGATTTTCTCACTGGAAACGGGATGAAGGTCATTGTCGACCTTCACCCGATACCGCGCGGCCAGGACAGGTTCGCCGGTGTGGAAGAGATTCTGGCGGATGAAAACCTCTTCGGCCAATATCTCGACCTGGTGGCAGACCTCGCGCAGACATTGGGCGGCAAGTCCCCCGAAACCGTGGCGTTCGAACTGATGAATGAGCCGGTCATGGGGTGTGAGGGAGAAGATGCCCGCCGCTGGAACACATTGCTCACGCGTCTGCATGAAACAGCGCGCAAGGCAGCACCCGAAACGACTCTCGTCCTGAACGGTGCCTGCTGGGGCAGTGCGGAGGGTCTCGCGGCCCTCGACCCGGATGCCTTTGACGATGAGAACCTGATCTGGGGCTTCCACTCCTACGCGCCCTACATTCTCACACATCAGGGTGCGCTTTGGGCGGGCGACTTCATCAAATATGTCACCGGCATTCCCTATCCGCCGCACGAGCATGAGGCACAATTTGCCGAAGCCGTGGAAGCGGCCAAGGCGCGAATAGCCGAAAACGCACCCGTCCTGCGCAAGAACGGCATGCTCGCATATCTCGACGAGCTTCTGGCAGAGATCGACACTCCGGAAAAGCTGACCGCCATGATCAACGCGCCATTCAAGATCGTTGACGCGTGGGCTGCCGAGCATGGAATTGCCTCCGACGAGATCATTCTCAGCGAGTTCGGCATGATCCGCCAGGAATACGGCAATCCCTATGTCATGGAGGCGCAATGGCGCGCTGACTTCACCCGTGACGTGACGAGACTGGCCGAGGAGCGCGGCTATGCGTGGGCGCTATGGGGCTACGGCGGTGCATTCGGGACGGTGGAAGCTTTCGGTGGCGAGAAGGCAGAGCCGAATATTCTCGATATGGTGAAAAGCCTTCCGCCTGTGCAGTGA
- a CDS encoding universal stress protein produces the protein MVSKRLSREAGHRRKFLAIIDDTPECERAAAYAAHRVHSTGGALVLLFVIEPGDFQHWLGVEQIMREEALATANATLDVQATKIRETVGIEPELVVREGTPAEEIHKLIEEDQDIAILVLAAGNAKEGPGPLVSSIAGKGAAFPVPVTVVPHSLTDEEIRSLA, from the coding sequence ATGGTCTCCAAACGCCTGAGCCGGGAAGCCGGTCATCGACGTAAATTCCTTGCAATCATTGATGATACGCCTGAATGCGAGCGCGCCGCGGCCTATGCGGCGCACCGCGTTCACTCTACGGGCGGAGCGCTGGTCCTGCTGTTCGTCATCGAGCCCGGCGATTTCCAGCACTGGCTGGGCGTGGAGCAGATCATGCGCGAAGAGGCCTTGGCCACAGCCAATGCAACACTTGATGTGCAGGCAACGAAGATCCGTGAAACGGTGGGTATCGAACCGGAACTGGTGGTCCGTGAAGGAACGCCTGCAGAAGAGATACACAAGCTGATCGAGGAGGACCAGGACATCGCCATCCTGGTTCTGGCGGCCGGTAATGCGAAGGAAGGGCCCGGTCCTCTCGTTTCATCCATCGCAGGCAAGGGAGCCGCGTTCCCCGTTCCCGTCACGGTCGTGCCGCACAGCTTGACCGATGAGGAAATCCGAAGCCTGGCATAG
- a CDS encoding LarC family nickel insertion protein, with protein sequence MPRHLHLDPVGGIAGDMFAASLLHLAPELQDEAIALAQSLMPGHAEVGVEQGPFGGFAGLRLNVECAHQHHHRHLSDLLRIIEASPHMPDEAADISRSIFTHLAQAEAAVHGTTEEKVHFHEVGAVDSIIDIALAGFLLSRLNVASVSLAPLPLGGGTVKTEHGVMPVPAPATTHLLGDLAIVDDGIAGERVTPTGAAILAHLRPRMLEKAPSGRLHRSGHGFGMRELPGRPNMLRVLEIEVENDNATFDRLAELSFEIDDQTGEDLAHALDLIRAQEGVRDALQYAVLGKKGRMAASVRVLCMPEAVHVATQLIFEQTSTLGIREALVTRHLLERTESVSDQVRVKQVKRPSAVTAKAEFDDLKQKAQTRAEREELRRKLEGGNG encoded by the coding sequence ATGCCGCGTCACCTGCATCTTGATCCCGTCGGCGGCATTGCCGGTGACATGTTTGCGGCTTCTCTGCTGCATCTTGCGCCCGAGCTGCAGGACGAGGCAATCGCGCTCGCACAATCGCTCATGCCGGGTCATGCGGAGGTCGGGGTAGAGCAAGGACCGTTCGGCGGCTTTGCGGGCCTGCGTCTGAATGTCGAATGCGCGCATCAGCATCACCACCGGCATCTGAGTGACTTGCTCCGGATCATCGAAGCCTCGCCGCATATGCCGGACGAAGCCGCAGACATTTCACGCAGCATCTTTACCCATCTCGCTCAGGCCGAAGCCGCCGTGCACGGCACGACCGAAGAGAAGGTGCATTTTCACGAGGTGGGCGCGGTCGATTCCATCATCGACATAGCGCTTGCAGGGTTTCTTCTGAGCCGCCTGAATGTGGCCAGCGTGAGCCTCGCTCCACTTCCGCTTGGTGGCGGAACCGTTAAAACGGAACATGGCGTGATGCCTGTTCCCGCACCTGCCACGACGCATCTGCTTGGCGATCTTGCCATTGTCGATGACGGCATTGCGGGCGAGCGCGTCACACCGACAGGGGCGGCAATTCTTGCACATCTGCGGCCAAGGATGCTGGAAAAAGCGCCCAGCGGAAGACTTCATCGCAGCGGCCACGGTTTCGGTATGCGAGAACTGCCTGGCCGGCCCAACATGCTGCGCGTGCTCGAGATCGAAGTGGAGAACGATAATGCCACTTTCGACCGGCTGGCCGAACTCAGCTTCGAAATCGACGACCAGACTGGCGAGGATCTTGCTCATGCGCTTGACCTGATCCGCGCTCAGGAAGGGGTCCGCGATGCACTTCAATATGCCGTGTTGGGGAAGAAGGGCCGGATGGCCGCGTCGGTGCGCGTGCTATGTATGCCGGAAGCGGTGCATGTCGCAACGCAATTGATATTCGAGCAGACCTCCACACTGGGAATCCGTGAGGCGCTCGTCACGCGCCACCTGCTGGAGCGCACGGAAAGCGTCAGTGACCAGGTTCGGGTGAAGCAGGTAAAGCGGCCTTCTGCCGTGACGGCAAAGGCCGAGTTTGATGATCTGAAGCAGAAGGCGCAGACCCGTGCGGAGCGGGAAGAACTTCGCCGTAAGCTGGAGGGCGGAAATGGCTGA
- a CDS encoding NifU family protein → MFIQTEATPNPATLKFLPGRVVMEEGTADFRDAQAASEASPLAARLFDVPGVTGVFFGYDFITVTKDGADWQHLKPAILGNIMEHFMSGQPVMAATSGPSQQELSADGEFYDEADEEIVATIKELLETRVRPAVAQDGGDITFRGYEKGTVFLHMKGACAGCPSSTATLKHGIQNLLHHFVPEVREVEQMV, encoded by the coding sequence ATGTTCATCCAGACCGAAGCCACGCCAAATCCTGCAACGCTGAAGTTCCTTCCAGGCCGCGTTGTCATGGAAGAAGGCACTGCGGATTTTCGTGACGCGCAGGCTGCAAGCGAGGCTTCTCCGCTGGCCGCACGCCTATTCGACGTTCCCGGGGTCACCGGCGTCTTTTTCGGCTACGACTTCATTACCGTGACGAAGGACGGCGCCGACTGGCAGCATCTGAAGCCGGCGATCCTCGGCAATATCATGGAACATTTCATGTCCGGTCAGCCGGTGATGGCTGCGACTTCCGGGCCGTCGCAGCAGGAGCTTTCCGCCGATGGCGAATTCTATGACGAGGCTGACGAGGAGATTGTCGCGACGATCAAGGAATTGCTTGAGACGCGTGTGCGCCCGGCCGTCGCGCAGGATGGTGGCGACATCACCTTCCGTGGATATGAGAAGGGAACCGTCTTCCTTCACATGAAGGGTGCCTGCGCTGGCTGCCCCTCCTCCACCGCAACGCTCAAGCACGGCATCCAGAACCTGCTCCATCACTTCGTTCCGGAAGTGCGTGAAGTGGAGCAGATGGTCTAG
- the larA gene encoding nickel-dependent lactate racemase: MKIELAYGRTGLELSVPDTVRATVVRKDTLPVPADPARVIEDALKAPVAARPLEEAAKAAKSACILICDITRPVPNHLFLRPIIERLTKSGVPLSGITVLVATGLHRPNLGEELAELVGDPWVLENVACVNHYALNDEDHVMLGETPTRKVPVGIDRRFVEADIRIATGLVEPHFMAGYSGGRKVIAPGVAHHTTIRTFHSARFMEDPLATSCNLQGNPLHEAQLEIVRMLGGTIYGLNTVLDEERNLIFTSFGEIIESHAAAVEFVRDSIEVNVGRKFPVVVTSAAGYPLDRTYYQTVKGMVTPIDILGDDGTLIIVSECGEGIGSAEFREAQKRLVELGPEAFLQTLLKKDFADIDEWQTEMQLKPMRVGRIVLVAPALSEEDRAVTGVTCRDDVDEALREVLAETSAREIAVIPEGPYVVPFHRAV; this comes from the coding sequence ATGAAGATCGAACTTGCCTATGGCCGTACGGGTCTTGAGCTTTCGGTTCCTGACACGGTCAGAGCCACTGTAGTCCGCAAGGACACTTTGCCCGTGCCGGCCGATCCGGCGCGGGTGATCGAAGATGCGCTGAAAGCGCCAGTCGCCGCACGACCTCTCGAGGAGGCCGCGAAAGCAGCGAAATCGGCCTGCATCCTCATCTGCGACATCACGCGGCCGGTGCCCAACCACCTTTTTCTGCGCCCGATCATCGAGCGCCTGACAAAATCCGGTGTGCCGCTGTCGGGTATCACCGTGCTCGTCGCGACCGGCCTCCACCGCCCCAATCTGGGCGAGGAGCTTGCCGAGCTTGTCGGCGATCCATGGGTCCTGGAGAATGTCGCTTGCGTCAACCACTATGCGCTGAATGACGAGGACCATGTGATGCTGGGCGAAACGCCCACCCGCAAGGTGCCCGTCGGCATCGATCGCCGCTTCGTGGAAGCGGATATCCGCATTGCCACCGGACTGGTCGAGCCGCATTTCATGGCCGGCTATTCGGGCGGGCGCAAGGTCATCGCGCCAGGTGTGGCCCATCACACCACCATCCGCACATTCCATTCTGCCCGGTTCATGGAAGACCCGCTGGCGACGAGCTGCAATCTGCAGGGCAATCCGCTGCACGAGGCCCAGCTTGAGATCGTGCGCATGCTGGGCGGCACGATCTACGGACTCAACACCGTCCTGGATGAAGAGCGCAACCTGATCTTCACCAGCTTTGGGGAGATTATCGAAAGCCACGCGGCAGCAGTGGAATTCGTGCGCGACTCCATCGAGGTCAATGTCGGGCGCAAATTCCCCGTGGTCGTGACGAGTGCAGCCGGCTATCCGCTGGACCGGACCTATTACCAGACCGTCAAGGGCATGGTGACGCCGATAGACATTCTCGGCGATGACGGCACGCTCATCATCGTTTCGGAATGCGGCGAGGGGATCGGCTCGGCAGAGTTTCGCGAAGCGCAGAAGCGGCTTGTCGAACTCGGCCCGGAAGCATTTCTGCAAACCCTCCTGAAGAAGGATTTCGCCGATATCGACGAATGGCAGACCGAAATGCAGCTGAAGCCCATGCGCGTCGGACGCATTGTTCTGGTCGCTCCGGCCTTGAGCGAGGAAGATCGCGCCGTCACAGGCGTGACCTGCCGCGACGACGTCGACGAGGCGCTGCGTGAGGTGCTTGCCGAGACGAGTGCGCGCGAGATCGCGGTCATACCGGAAGGCCCCTATGTTGTGCCCTTCCACAGGGCTGTCTGA
- a CDS encoding metallophosphoesterase family protein, which translates to MKIGVVSDTHGLLREEVLPALEGVQHILHAGDIGSADIIPALQEIAPTSAIRGNIDRSEWAEKFPEELQLELSGINIFMLHDLKALRSDPAREGIDIVISGHSHKPASEWRDGVLYLNPGSCGPRRFRLPVTLVTLEIGDAIVGEPVFHQLI; encoded by the coding sequence ATGAAAATCGGTGTGGTGTCAGACACACATGGTCTGCTGCGGGAGGAAGTGCTGCCCGCACTTGAAGGCGTGCAGCACATACTGCATGCAGGCGACATAGGAAGCGCAGACATCATTCCCGCATTGCAGGAGATCGCGCCCACAAGCGCCATCCGCGGAAATATCGACAGGTCCGAATGGGCGGAAAAATTCCCCGAAGAGCTGCAGCTTGAACTCTCCGGGATCAATATCTTCATGCTTCATGACCTGAAGGCTCTGAGAAGCGATCCGGCGCGCGAGGGGATCGATATCGTCATTTCCGGCCACTCCCACAAACCGGCGAGCGAGTGGCGCGATGGTGTTCTCTATCTCAATCCGGGAAGTTGCGGGCCTCGGCGGTTCCGCCTGCCGGTAACGCTGGTGACCCTGGAAATCGGCGATGCGATAGTCGGGGAGCCGGTGTTTCACCAGCTCATCTGA
- a CDS encoding L,D-transpeptidase: protein MNLRSGLLATLLVAAAFLSGCANLPKQVFTSEYGAVRDAGYSLPRIPIEKVASKYHRQVVNYDTREKPGTIIVDTSEKFLYFVMPDGKAMRYGIGVGRAGFEWTGTARIAMKREWPTWTPPAAMIRREPKLKKWAGGMPPGTSNPLGARALYLYRGGSDTGYRLHGTPEWNSIGKAMSSGCIRLMNQDIIDLYERAEVGAKVIVKG, encoded by the coding sequence ATGAATCTGAGATCCGGCCTGTTGGCCACATTGCTTGTTGCCGCGGCTTTCTTGAGCGGCTGCGCGAACCTGCCAAAGCAAGTCTTTACCTCTGAATATGGCGCGGTCCGCGATGCCGGATACAGCCTGCCCCGCATCCCGATCGAGAAGGTGGCTTCCAAATATCACCGCCAGGTCGTCAATTACGACACCAGGGAGAAGCCGGGGACCATCATCGTCGACACCTCCGAGAAGTTCCTCTACTTCGTGATGCCCGACGGCAAAGCCATGCGCTATGGCATCGGCGTTGGACGCGCAGGGTTTGAATGGACGGGCACGGCCCGCATTGCCATGAAGCGCGAATGGCCAACCTGGACACCGCCTGCGGCCATGATCCGTCGTGAGCCCAAGCTGAAGAAGTGGGCAGGCGGTATGCCTCCCGGAACGAGCAATCCCCTTGGTGCACGTGCTCTCTACCTTTATCGCGGAGGCAGCGACACCGGATATCGCCTGCATGGTACGCCGGAATGGAACTCCATCGGCAAGGCCATGTCATCCGGCTGCATCCGACTGATGAACCAGGACATCATCGACCTCTACGAACGTGCGGAAGTCGGCGCGAAGGTCATTGTAAAAGGCTGA